The following proteins are co-located in the Candidatus Accumulibacter cognatus genome:
- the dut gene encoding dUTP diphosphatase, translating into MSRPDLRVDVKLLDPRLRDQPPHYATTGSAGLDLRACIAEPVEIRPGETLLIPTGIAIHLGDPGLAAMILPRSGLGHKHGIVLGNLVGLIDSDYQGEIMVSTWNRGQEPFTLQPLDRLAQLVVVPVLRVEFEVVEEFIRSARGACGFGSTGHS; encoded by the coding sequence ATGAGCCGCCCGGACCTTCGGGTAGACGTCAAGCTGCTCGATCCCCGCTTGCGTGACCAGCCACCGCATTATGCCACCACCGGCTCGGCCGGCCTCGACCTGCGGGCTTGCATCGCCGAACCGGTTGAAATCCGGCCTGGGGAAACGCTGCTGATTCCGACCGGCATCGCGATCCATCTCGGCGACCCTGGACTGGCAGCGATGATCCTGCCGCGCTCGGGACTCGGCCACAAACATGGCATCGTTCTTGGCAACCTGGTCGGGCTGATCGACTCCGACTATCAGGGCGAGATCATGGTGTCGACCTGGAACCGCGGTCAGGAACCCTTCACCTTGCAGCCACTCGATCGTCTGGCCCAATTGGTGGTGGTACCGGTCTTGCGAGTCGAGTTCGAGGTTGTCGAAGAATTCATCCGCAGCGCACGTGGTGCATGCGGTTTCGGGAGCACCGGTCATTCCTGA
- the coaBC gene encoding bifunctional phosphopantothenoylcysteine decarboxylase/phosphopantothenate--cysteine ligase CoaBC has protein sequence MELAGKRIVLGVSGGIAAYKAAELVRLLSSEGASVQVVMSEAATHFVTPVTFQALSGKPVFTDQWDRRVANNMAHIDLSREADALLVAPASADFLAKVANGLADDLLTTLVLARDCRLLVAPAMNRQMWENPATCRNIASLRADGVDILGPACGDQACGETGPGRMLEAAEILAEMIAHFQPKSLAGKRVLLTAGPTFEAIDPVRGITNLSTGKMGYAIARAACEAGAQVTLVSGPVSLPCPLGVSRIEVSSALQMHAEVHRQVASNDVFIAVAAVADYRPANPSAQKIKKGAQLKPPTIELVQNPDILAEIAALRAPPLCVGFAAESENLHKYAEHKRRSKNIPLLVGNLIADGFGGDDNTLILFDDDGAHPLAPAPKLQLARQLVNRIAVLLGRRR, from the coding sequence ATGGAACTGGCAGGAAAACGCATCGTCCTCGGTGTCAGCGGCGGCATTGCAGCCTACAAGGCTGCTGAACTGGTTCGCCTGCTAAGCAGCGAAGGCGCCTCGGTGCAGGTGGTGATGAGTGAAGCGGCGACGCACTTTGTCACGCCGGTCACCTTCCAGGCGCTCTCCGGCAAACCGGTGTTTACCGATCAGTGGGATCGGCGAGTCGCCAACAACATGGCACATATCGATCTTTCACGGGAAGCCGATGCACTGCTGGTCGCCCCCGCTTCGGCCGACTTTCTCGCCAAGGTGGCCAACGGACTGGCCGACGACCTGTTGACCACCCTGGTCCTGGCACGCGACTGCAGGCTCCTGGTTGCCCCGGCGATGAACCGTCAGATGTGGGAAAACCCGGCAACCTGCCGCAACATCGCCAGCCTGCGTGCCGACGGCGTGGACATCCTCGGTCCGGCCTGTGGGGATCAGGCCTGCGGTGAAACCGGGCCGGGACGGATGCTCGAAGCGGCAGAGATCCTTGCCGAGATGATCGCCCACTTTCAGCCAAAATCGCTCGCCGGCAAACGCGTGTTGCTGACCGCTGGGCCAACTTTCGAGGCGATCGACCCGGTACGGGGGATCACCAACCTGTCTACCGGCAAGATGGGCTATGCGATTGCCCGCGCCGCCTGCGAAGCAGGTGCACAGGTAACCCTGGTCTCCGGGCCGGTCAGCCTGCCCTGCCCGCTGGGGGTCAGCCGCATCGAGGTCAGCAGCGCCCTGCAGATGCACGCCGAGGTACACCGTCAGGTCGCCAGCAATGACGTTTTCATCGCCGTCGCCGCCGTCGCCGATTACCGCCCGGCCAATCCCAGCGCGCAAAAGATCAAGAAAGGCGCGCAGCTGAAGCCGCCAACGATCGAACTGGTGCAGAATCCGGACATCCTTGCCGAGATCGCTGCTCTGCGCGCACCACCGCTCTGCGTCGGTTTTGCTGCCGAAAGCGAGAATCTGCACAAATACGCAGAACACAAACGGCGCAGCAAGAACATCCCGCTGCTCGTCGGCAACCTGATCGCCGACGGCTTTGGCGGCGACGACAACACGCTGATCCTGTTCGACGATGACGGTGCGCACCCGCTGGCACCCGCGCCCAAGCTCCAGCTTGCGCGCCAGCTCGTCAACCGTATTGCCGTCCTGCTCGGGCGGCGCCGATGA
- a CDS encoding methyl-accepting chemotaxis protein: MTRFSLRIQLLIVTIALASGFLVFGACTWQIIKQTKIGSPHYDRIVLYKDLVADILPPPNYIIESYLTVLQIANPDRIDDIAILIGKLQQLQQDYDKRHRFWTEQLLPASIKTRFLNDAHAPAVRFFEIANKEFVPAAQAGDATAIRTSMYKLSSNYAEHRKAIDDVVLLSSREQTEVETSAAATVQSGLSLLLLVFLLSAALAAAANYIFGKSLLAGIREARQRLGNIANGLLDQQLKSSKRTDEIGDLLRSLDTTTSNLRLTVGEIRAAAQTVSTSAAQLSATIATIADSAHSQSASVNDMVATVEQMSSGISMMAAESDAAKIQVQQAGERCDQGSAEITSTTRVVEHLTNDVQGTAESMRSLGEHSREISGIVSVIREIADQTNLLALNAAIEAARAGEQGRGFAVVADEVRKLAERTAQSTDRITTMITQIQSGIENAISAMGSGSLKARESIHAVQAAKATMDAIAVETGILINHIQQIAQGLGAQNQSSSKITAAISGIAIGARENSSAAAQVSTTATDLATTAHRLRAAAEFFRL; encoded by the coding sequence ATGACCCGTTTCAGTCTACGTATACAACTCCTGATCGTGACCATTGCCCTGGCCAGCGGCTTCCTGGTTTTCGGCGCCTGCACCTGGCAGATCATCAAACAGACCAAGATCGGCAGCCCGCATTACGATCGCATCGTCCTCTACAAGGATCTGGTCGCGGACATCCTTCCCCCTCCCAACTACATTATTGAGTCCTATCTCACCGTCCTGCAAATCGCCAACCCCGACCGGATTGACGATATTGCCATACTGATCGGCAAGCTACAGCAACTGCAGCAGGACTACGACAAGCGGCACAGGTTCTGGACCGAACAGTTATTGCCAGCGAGCATCAAGACTCGTTTCCTGAACGACGCGCATGCGCCAGCCGTGCGATTCTTCGAGATTGCCAACAAGGAGTTCGTGCCAGCCGCCCAGGCCGGTGACGCGACAGCGATACGTACCTCGATGTACAAACTCTCTTCTAACTATGCCGAACATCGCAAGGCCATAGATGATGTGGTTTTGTTGAGCAGCCGGGAACAAACAGAGGTTGAAACCAGTGCAGCCGCTACCGTCCAATCCGGTCTGAGCTTGCTGCTCCTGGTCTTTCTCCTGAGTGCTGCACTCGCTGCCGCCGCCAACTACATCTTTGGCAAATCCCTGCTGGCAGGCATTCGGGAAGCCCGCCAGCGTTTGGGAAACATCGCCAACGGACTTCTCGATCAGCAACTCAAATCAAGTAAGCGGACCGATGAAATCGGAGACCTGCTGCGCTCCCTTGATACCACCACCAGCAACCTGCGGCTGACAGTCGGGGAAATTCGTGCTGCTGCCCAGACGGTCAGCACTTCCGCTGCGCAGCTCTCTGCGACCATCGCCACCATTGCCGACAGCGCGCACAGTCAGAGTGCCTCGGTCAATGACATGGTAGCCACCGTGGAACAGATGTCGAGCGGCATCTCGATGATGGCTGCAGAATCCGATGCCGCGAAAATCCAGGTCCAGCAGGCCGGTGAACGCTGCGATCAGGGTAGTGCCGAAATCACCAGCACGACACGAGTGGTAGAGCACCTCACGAACGATGTTCAAGGCACCGCGGAATCGATGCGGTCACTCGGCGAACATTCCCGTGAGATTTCCGGTATTGTCAGCGTGATTCGCGAGATTGCCGACCAGACCAACCTGCTTGCCCTCAACGCGGCCATCGAAGCGGCCCGCGCCGGTGAACAGGGGCGTGGTTTTGCAGTCGTCGCCGACGAAGTGAGAAAGCTCGCTGAACGTACTGCTCAATCAACCGACCGCATCACCACGATGATCACCCAGATCCAGTCAGGCATCGAGAATGCGATCAGCGCGATGGGGTCGGGATCGCTAAAAGCACGCGAAAGCATTCACGCCGTCCAGGCAGCCAAGGCGACGATGGACGCCATTGCCGTCGAGACCGGCATTCTGATCAACCATATCCAGCAAATTGCCCAGGGACTTGGTGCGCAAAACCAAAGCAGTAGCAAGATCACCGCGGCAATCTCGGGCATCGCCATTGGTGCCCGGGAGAACAGTTCGGCTGCCGCGCAGGTATCCACTACCGCGACAGACCTTGCCACGACAGCGCATCGCCTGCGTGCTGCCGCCGAGTTCTTTCGCCTTTGA
- a CDS encoding IS66 family transposase — protein sequence MAKAPSGAAAPAARRPGRQPGAPGFGRNQKLTVNAVLDHWPARCAACDEPFAAEPVAQAYGGYDEIEVLPADPNAPGLRLWVTQHRFWEAQCGCGHCSRYQPPRAVVLPEWEGARVDAQQMLGPHLAGLIVMLCLRYRLSRAKVQELLWELLGLQLSAGLLDQTIRQSAGQVAPVEELLLEEIERAGLLHLDETPWRESGLLLWVFNAVTTVVYFIGARSAEIFVNALQGGLAGCLMSDGYAVYRSYLNRIRCLAHLLRKARGLAEATCRHTSQVGQQLLDLLGALMQATQAARDGPSEDLAEQQAPNLAQLKALCERHQNSPFAKLGEFCREMLNDWEAIIRPLLDPSLPLTNHAAERLLRHWVIARRLSFGTRSEQGTRAFALLASIIDTCRARKVSAWDYLSTALQAGRQGLPMPPLPAVSVGG from the coding sequence GTGGCAAAGGCGCCTTCCGGCGCTGCGGCCCCTGCTGCGCGTCGCCCGGGGCGGCAGCCGGGTGCGCCCGGGTTTGGCCGAAACCAGAAGCTGACCGTCAACGCCGTGCTCGATCATTGGCCAGCACGATGCGCGGCCTGTGACGAGCCCTTCGCAGCCGAGCCGGTGGCCCAAGCCTACGGTGGCTACGACGAAATCGAAGTGCTGCCGGCTGATCCGAACGCCCCAGGCCTGCGGTTGTGGGTGACTCAGCACCGGTTCTGGGAAGCCCAGTGCGGATGCGGCCACTGCAGCCGCTATCAGCCGCCACGTGCGGTGGTCCTGCCCGAATGGGAAGGCGCACGGGTGGATGCCCAGCAGATGCTCGGGCCGCACCTGGCCGGGTTGATCGTCATGCTCTGCCTGCGCTATCGGCTCTCGCGCGCCAAGGTCCAGGAACTCCTCTGGGAGTTGCTCGGGTTGCAACTGTCCGCCGGACTCCTCGACCAGACCATACGGCAAAGCGCCGGCCAGGTCGCGCCGGTCGAAGAACTGCTGCTGGAGGAGATCGAACGTGCCGGCCTGCTGCACCTGGACGAGACGCCGTGGCGAGAAAGTGGCCTGTTGCTGTGGGTGTTCAACGCCGTGACGACGGTGGTGTATTTCATCGGCGCACGCAGTGCCGAGATCTTCGTCAATGCCCTGCAGGGCGGTTTGGCTGGCTGCCTGATGAGCGATGGTTACGCGGTCTATCGTTCGTACCTCAACCGCATCCGCTGCCTGGCGCATCTCCTGCGCAAGGCCCGCGGATTGGCCGAGGCCACTTGCCGGCACACCAGTCAGGTCGGGCAGCAACTCCTCGACCTGCTGGGTGCCCTGATGCAGGCGACTCAGGCCGCCCGCGACGGCCCTTCCGAGGATTTGGCCGAACAACAGGCGCCAAACCTGGCCCAACTCAAGGCCTTGTGCGAACGCCATCAAAACAGTCCCTTCGCCAAACTCGGCGAATTCTGCCGGGAAATGCTCAACGACTGGGAAGCAATCATCCGGCCGCTCCTCGACCCCAGCCTGCCGCTCACCAACCATGCGGCCGAGCGTCTGTTGCGCCACTGGGTCATTGCCCGTCGCCTGAGCTTCGGTACCCGCAGCGAACAAGGAACCCGAGCCTTTGCTTTGCTCGCCAGCATCATCGATACGTGTCGCGCAAGGAAGGTCTCCGCTTGGGATTACCTCTCCACCGCCCTCCAGGCTGGCCGCCAGGGACTACCCATGCCGCCTTTGCCTGCCGTCTCGGTAGGGGGGTGA
- a CDS encoding LysE family translocator has translation MLTFAQFFGFLVAAVLITASPGPDNLMILSMGISKGRKQGIIFGLGCALGCLSHTVLAVIGVSAIIAASPIAFTALKIAGGLYLIWLGINALRSRGGAKVEKVLNDEQALTKLFFKGVFANAINPKVVLFFLSFLPQFIIPSNGNISWQMAALGVTFTAQAAVLFGLLGYFSGSLGQWLNTRPKAGVTLDRIAGAVFVALGLRLIVSR, from the coding sequence ATGCTTACATTTGCACAGTTTTTCGGATTTCTCGTGGCCGCTGTACTGATTACAGCATCGCCCGGCCCCGACAATCTCATGATCCTTAGCATGGGAATTTCTAAGGGGCGCAAACAAGGTATCATCTTCGGATTAGGGTGTGCATTAGGTTGCCTTAGCCATACGGTACTCGCAGTTATTGGCGTGAGCGCGATTATTGCGGCATCACCCATTGCATTCACTGCACTGAAAATTGCTGGGGGGCTCTATCTTATTTGGCTAGGCATAAATGCTTTGCGTAGCCGAGGCGGTGCCAAGGTAGAAAAGGTTCTAAATGACGAGCAAGCTCTGACGAAGCTGTTCTTTAAAGGGGTGTTTGCCAACGCGATCAACCCGAAGGTGGTTTTGTTTTTTCTATCCTTCCTGCCTCAGTTCATCATCCCATCCAACGGAAACATCAGTTGGCAGATGGCCGCGCTGGGAGTCACTTTCACCGCGCAAGCGGCAGTACTTTTTGGGCTGCTAGGTTACTTTTCGGGATCACTTGGGCAATGGCTCAACACTAGGCCCAAGGCAGGTGTAACTCTTGATCGCATAGCAGGGGCCGTTTTTGTCGCGTTGGGTTTGCGATTAATCGTTTCACGATGA
- a CDS encoding DUF3592 domain-containing protein — MADSSSTLPIHPLLQPPSAHWRAVVRLYRAVTLGGLLLAMLPLALDGPQPVAGPAGFISLLVIAALLLQAPLLVINVFRRRLLRQVSAVIATVPGHPVQLRTETTARELVVRLTEHRDDESRESIRIRCDQVVGDTVPPINTTVAAMQHRVDPETSATPGPARFAIVWDRGVLWGQAPDAARDRRNMWLGVAVVVLVLESILAVTAAAYWNDYRTLSAEWQRAEATRAWPVTEGWLSSSRLDETRVSVGRGWRPAWQAEIHYRYRVADIVHGGNVIRQGMRPNRDKAAVEQWLEAYSMQRQEGGTVAVYYDPQAPGNAVLETGADPALATLLGDALAGVWICVILGLLVLTGLPLGVLWLTLRASSGGQPRSATHE, encoded by the coding sequence ATGGCTGATTCATCATCAACACTCCCCATTCATCCATTGCTGCAACCCCCCTCTGCTCATTGGCGGGCAGTGGTACGTCTTTACCGCGCCGTCACCTTGGGCGGACTGTTGCTGGCCATGCTGCCGCTTGCCCTTGACGGCCCACAGCCAGTCGCCGGTCCGGCTGGCTTCATCAGCCTGCTGGTCATCGCCGCCCTATTGCTGCAGGCGCCACTGCTGGTCATCAACGTCTTCCGTCGTCGCTTGCTTCGGCAAGTATCCGCCGTCATTGCCACCGTACCGGGTCACCCGGTTCAACTGCGGACGGAAACCACCGCCCGCGAGCTCGTCGTCCGCCTGACCGAGCATCGCGATGACGAATCCAGGGAATCGATCCGTATCCGCTGTGATCAGGTCGTTGGCGACACCGTGCCGCCGATCAATACTACGGTGGCCGCCATGCAGCATCGCGTCGATCCGGAAACGTCGGCGACACCCGGTCCGGCCAGGTTCGCCATTGTCTGGGATCGAGGCGTGCTGTGGGGGCAAGCGCCCGATGCGGCGCGCGACCGGCGCAACATGTGGCTCGGTGTGGCAGTTGTGGTGCTGGTTCTCGAGAGCATCCTCGCGGTCACCGCTGCGGCGTACTGGAACGACTATCGTACCCTGTCAGCCGAGTGGCAACGGGCCGAGGCCACGCGCGCCTGGCCCGTGACCGAGGGATGGCTAAGCAGCAGTCGCCTGGACGAAACCCGGGTGAGTGTCGGGCGCGGCTGGCGCCCAGCCTGGCAGGCAGAGATCCATTACCGCTACCGTGTCGCCGATATCGTTCATGGCGGCAACGTCATCCGCCAGGGCATGCGCCCGAACCGCGACAAGGCAGCGGTCGAACAATGGCTTGAAGCATATTCAATGCAGCGACAGGAGGGTGGCACGGTGGCTGTTTATTACGATCCGCAAGCCCCCGGCAATGCCGTCCTGGAAACGGGAGCAGACCCAGCGCTCGCCACCCTCCTTGGCGACGCGCTTGCTGGTGTCTGGATCTGTGTCATTCTCGGCTTGCTGGTGCTGACGGGCCTGCCGCTGGGAGTGCTCTGGCTGACCCTGCGGGCGAGTTCAGGAGGCCAGCCAAGGAGCGCCACGCATGAATGA
- a CDS encoding 1-acyl-sn-glycerol-3-phosphate acyltransferase produces the protein MLKILSCRLLAVLGWTLREPPERPARAVLIAYPHTSNWDAFYALLGKFGLGLEARWVAKDSLFRWPFGGLLRHLGGIPVNRRIRQGFVAEMVEQFAATPRLLLVVAPEGTRRLTGGWKSGFYRIALAADVPVALGFVDYTRREAGILAYVTLSGDSAIDLAAIAQHYTEQRGKRPELASPIRWLD, from the coding sequence ATGCTGAAGATCCTGTCATGTCGTCTGCTCGCAGTACTGGGCTGGACACTGCGCGAACCGCCGGAGCGGCCGGCCCGCGCCGTGCTGATCGCCTATCCGCACACCTCCAACTGGGACGCCTTCTACGCTCTGCTTGGCAAGTTCGGGCTCGGTCTCGAGGCCCGCTGGGTGGCCAAGGATTCGCTTTTTCGCTGGCCGTTTGGCGGACTGCTGCGTCATCTGGGGGGTATCCCCGTCAATCGGCGAATCCGCCAGGGCTTCGTCGCCGAAATGGTCGAGCAGTTCGCAGCCACACCCCGGCTGCTCCTGGTTGTCGCCCCGGAAGGCACGCGCAGACTGACCGGCGGCTGGAAGAGCGGCTTCTACCGGATCGCGCTGGCCGCGGATGTGCCGGTGGCGCTGGGCTTTGTAGACTACACGCGCCGCGAGGCCGGGATTCTTGCCTACGTGACGCTATCCGGCGATTCGGCGATCGATCTTGCGGCCATCGCGCAACACTACACCGAGCAGCGAGGCAAGCGCCCGGAACTGGCGTCGCCGATCCGCTGGCTGGACTGA
- a CDS encoding pyruvate kinase: protein MNETRQRQDNPRQSDGAKAAAGPGHPQAERLIRRISELRARAMALEQSHVEHLQGIEPSYQASARNLLHYLALRQIDLRPLQEELSALGLTSLGGCEAQTLRSLDAVLAALHGLAGRPRPRQAPASPLSIDDGTIILDHHSQLLLGSPAGKRSVRIMVTMPSEAAVDYSLVRNLLAAGMDVARINCAHDDEAAWLGMINNLHRAERELGRSAKIYADLAGPKLRTGMIESPGRVLKYRPRRDLRGTVSEPAQVWLTPATAPEPAPPGVGFTLPVEGHLIESALAGDVIAFDDCRGKYRELVVQEVRNASCLALSSQTAYVEEGGQARLLRDGEVMAEGGFGPLPEVVSPIELAVGDRLILTRDGLPGRAAVRDAEGRIIEPARISCSLDAVFEAAKAGELICFDDGKIASRVIANDGREIVVRIGDTGPTTARLRPEKGINLPDTKLRIAALTDKDVHDLAFLVRHVDMLGLSFVRTPEDVRLLQRHLDGLGGGDIGVVLKIENREAFENLPHLLLTALYSPPVGVMVARGDLAVEVGFERLAEVQEEILWLCEAAHVPVIWATQVLEGLAKTGAPTRAEVSDAVMSGRAEAVMLNKGPYIVEAVRFLNGVLERMHAHQRKRRNMLRRLSISEQV from the coding sequence ATGAACGAAACCCGGCAACGCCAGGACAACCCACGCCAGAGTGACGGCGCAAAGGCTGCTGCCGGCCCGGGCCACCCGCAGGCGGAACGCCTGATCCGGAGGATCAGTGAATTGCGTGCCCGCGCCATGGCGCTCGAACAGAGTCATGTTGAACACCTTCAGGGTATCGAGCCCAGCTATCAGGCCAGCGCCCGCAACCTGCTACATTATCTCGCCCTGCGGCAGATCGATCTGCGGCCGCTGCAGGAGGAACTGAGCGCTCTCGGCCTCACCTCGCTGGGCGGCTGCGAGGCGCAGACTCTCCGTTCGCTGGATGCCGTACTGGCGGCCCTGCATGGCCTTGCCGGCAGGCCGCGGCCCCGGCAGGCTCCGGCCTCGCCGTTGAGCATCGACGACGGCACGATCATCCTCGACCACCACAGTCAGCTTCTTCTCGGCTCGCCGGCCGGCAAGCGTTCGGTGCGGATCATGGTGACGATGCCCAGCGAAGCGGCCGTCGACTACTCGCTGGTGCGCAATCTGTTGGCTGCCGGGATGGACGTGGCGCGCATCAACTGCGCACACGACGACGAAGCAGCCTGGCTGGGCATGATCAACAACCTGCACCGTGCCGAGAGGGAACTCGGTCGCTCGGCCAAGATCTATGCCGACCTGGCGGGTCCGAAGCTGCGCACCGGCATGATCGAATCACCCGGACGGGTCCTCAAGTACCGGCCGCGCCGCGACCTGCGCGGGACGGTGAGCGAGCCGGCGCAGGTCTGGCTGACCCCGGCCACGGCGCCGGAGCCAGCGCCTCCGGGTGTAGGTTTCACCTTGCCGGTCGAAGGTCACCTGATCGAGTCGGCGCTTGCCGGTGACGTCATCGCTTTTGACGACTGCCGGGGCAAGTATCGCGAACTCGTGGTGCAGGAGGTGCGCAATGCCTCGTGCCTGGCGTTGTCGAGCCAGACGGCCTACGTGGAAGAGGGCGGCCAGGCGCGCCTGCTCCGCGACGGCGAGGTGATGGCCGAAGGCGGTTTCGGTCCCCTGCCCGAGGTCGTCTCGCCGATCGAGCTGGCGGTAGGCGACAGACTGATCCTGACACGCGATGGCCTCCCGGGGCGGGCCGCCGTGCGCGACGCCGAGGGCCGGATCATCGAGCCGGCGCGCATTTCGTGCTCCCTGGATGCCGTTTTCGAAGCCGCCAAGGCCGGGGAACTCATCTGTTTCGACGATGGCAAGATCGCCAGTCGCGTCATCGCCAACGACGGTCGGGAGATCGTCGTGCGGATCGGCGACACAGGCCCGACAACCGCCAGGCTGCGGCCGGAGAAAGGGATCAATCTGCCCGACACCAAACTTCGCATCGCGGCCCTGACGGACAAGGATGTCCATGACCTGGCGTTTCTGGTCAGGCATGTGGACATGCTTGGATTGTCTTTCGTGCGCACGCCGGAGGACGTGCGGCTCCTGCAGCGGCATCTCGACGGACTGGGCGGCGGCGACATCGGCGTGGTCCTCAAGATCGAGAACCGGGAAGCTTTCGAGAACCTGCCGCACCTGCTGTTGACCGCCCTGTACTCGCCGCCGGTGGGCGTGATGGTGGCGCGCGGCGACCTGGCCGTCGAAGTGGGCTTCGAGCGTCTGGCCGAGGTGCAGGAAGAGATCCTCTGGCTGTGTGAAGCCGCGCACGTGCCGGTGATCTGGGCCACCCAGGTGCTGGAGGGGTTGGCCAAGACCGGCGCACCGACACGTGCGGAGGTCTCCGATGCCGTCATGAGCGGCCGTGCCGAAGCCGTGATGCTCAACAAGGGGCCCTACATCGTCGAGGCGGTGCGTTTCCTCAACGGCGTCCTGGAGCGCATGCACGCGCACCAGCGCAAGCGACGCAACATGCTGCGCAGACTGTCGATTTCGGAACAGGTCTAG
- a CDS encoding DUF3828 domain-containing protein: MTNGRSGALTRAFRRRWRAVRRTVVASFLFLAAHGAGAFEAWLPQADWRFERGVVAPWAPAKTQVPTDRRLAGKSLRFTPTRVEAPEPLACAAARYEFVLTPAPGLFQGSLPPPAEQAARRLGIAHLPLLSLQVTCDNGLFDYHLITSRKALLGLDNVVWTLSRAAEAESPEAATLNLLHVHMTHDMVFDAASVARKRAYLTPGLRGAIADYFKRPRPQDEVPPINGDPFTDSQEYPDRFLPGRARIDGARASVPIRLGDGSRDWQVEVLLLREGSRWRVDDLRYPGGATLRGLLQPAPS, from the coding sequence ATGACGAACGGCCGAAGCGGTGCGCTGACGCGTGCGTTCCGGCGCCGCTGGCGCGCTGTCCGGCGGACGGTCGTGGCGTCGTTCCTTTTCCTGGCAGCGCACGGTGCGGGGGCGTTCGAGGCCTGGCTGCCGCAGGCGGACTGGCGCTTCGAGAGGGGCGTGGTCGCGCCCTGGGCGCCGGCGAAGACGCAGGTGCCGACGGATCGACGGCTCGCCGGCAAGTCCCTGCGCTTCACCCCGACCAGGGTCGAAGCGCCCGAACCGCTGGCCTGTGCGGCGGCCCGCTACGAATTCGTCCTGACGCCGGCACCGGGCCTGTTCCAGGGCAGTCTGCCGCCGCCCGCCGAACAGGCCGCGCGCCGGCTCGGGATCGCGCATCTGCCGCTGCTGAGCCTGCAGGTGACTTGCGACAATGGTCTCTTCGACTACCACCTGATCACATCGCGCAAGGCGCTGCTGGGCCTGGACAACGTCGTGTGGACGCTCAGCCGCGCCGCCGAAGCGGAATCGCCCGAGGCGGCGACACTGAACCTGCTGCATGTTCACATGACCCACGATATGGTTTTCGATGCCGCCTCGGTCGCGCGCAAGCGCGCCTACCTGACGCCCGGCCTGCGCGGCGCCATCGCCGATTACTTCAAACGGCCACGGCCGCAGGACGAAGTGCCGCCGATCAACGGCGACCCCTTCACCGACTCGCAGGAATATCCCGACCGTTTTCTGCCGGGACGTGCGCGCATCGACGGCGCCCGCGCCAGCGTGCCCATCCGGCTGGGTGACGGCTCGCGTGACTGGCAGGTGGAGGTGCTGCTGTTGCGGGAGGGGTCCCGCTGGCGGGTCGACGACCTGCGTTACCCCGGCGGCGCCACGCTGCGCGGGTTGCTGCAGCCGGCGCCGAGCTGA
- a CDS encoding group 1 truncated hemoglobin — translation MNTLSRLILGTAFSLALAACAAGPRAGSASLYDRLGGQPAITAVVDDFVANVAADKRINGQFANTNIPRLKMLLVEQICAGTGGPCQYTGRDMKSAHAHLKIGEADFAALVEDLSRTLDKFKVPAKEQGELIAILAPMKGDIVTVK, via the coding sequence ATGAACACCTTGTCAAGACTGATCCTGGGAACCGCTTTCTCGCTGGCGCTTGCCGCCTGCGCCGCCGGGCCCAGGGCAGGGTCTGCTTCGCTGTACGATCGACTGGGCGGACAGCCGGCGATTACCGCCGTGGTGGACGATTTCGTCGCCAATGTCGCCGCCGACAAGCGCATCAACGGACAGTTCGCCAACACCAACATCCCCCGCCTGAAGATGCTGCTCGTCGAGCAAATCTGCGCCGGCACCGGCGGCCCCTGCCAATACACGGGCCGTGACATGAAGTCGGCACATGCTCACCTGAAGATCGGCGAGGCAGACTTTGCCGCGCTGGTCGAAGACCTGTCACGCACGCTCGACAAGTTCAAGGTTCCCGCAAAGGAACAGGGCGAACTGATTGCCATCCTGGCACCCATGAAGGGCGACATCGTCACGGTCAAGTGA